From a single Nicotiana tabacum cultivar K326 chromosome 8, ASM71507v2, whole genome shotgun sequence genomic region:
- the LOC107821028 gene encoding ABC transporter G family member 9-like: protein MPRTLNMEQEMANIPFHQQNLHSAQSKSSAIFRKSNRPVTLKFENVVYKIKLVKEGCINSSKSVEEKIILKGVSGIVSPGEMLAILGPSGSGKTTLLTGLGGRLVHGNLDGAITYNNKPFSNAMKRNTGFVTQDDVLYPHLTVTETLVFTALLRLPGTLTVQEKTAHAEAIITQLGLTRCKDSIIGGPLLRGISGGERKRVSIGQEMLINPSLLFLDEPTSGLDSTTAQRIVSTLRDLAKGGRTIVMTIHQPSSRLFYMFHKVLLLSEGNPLYFGRGEDAMGYFSSVGYSPLVAMNPSDFLLDLSNGILSDDPRITSDDPGEDPASIKQTLVTAFKNNLAENLKGQLQEFDDHQVADKLHEKKFNQWSNTWWQQFSVLFRRGMKERKHESFSGLKVGQVLVVSFLCGLLWWKSSNLQDQIGLLFFYSNFWEFYPMFQAIFTFPQERMMLEKERSSGMYRLSAYFMARTVGDLPMELVLPTIFVVITYFMAGLKLSAGHFFSTLFALLYNVLVSQGLGLAIGAMVMDQKSATILGSVIMLSFTLAGGYFVQHVPSFIAWIKYVSISQYAYKLLLGSQYSPGETYACGINTTCLVEDFPSIKTIGLGGKGISVLALAIMLLGYRFLAYVALMRIGVTKK from the exons ATGCCAAGAACTCTTAACATGGAGCAAGAGATGGCGAATATACCGTTCCATCAACAAAATCTGCACTCTGCTCAATCTAAAAGTTCAGCCATTTTCAGGAAATCTAATCGTCCTGTTACTCTTAAG TTTGAGAATGTTGTTTACAAGATTAAGCTTGTGAAAGAAGGGTGTATCAATTCCTCTAAATCAGTAGAAGAGAAAATAATATTGAAAGGTGTCTCAGGTATAGTTTCTCCAGGTGAAATGCTGGCTATATTAGGCCCTTCAGGCAGTGGCAAAACAACTCTACTAACAGGATTAGGAGGCAGGCTCGTTCATGGCAATCTCGATGGCGCCATAACATACAATAACAAGCCATTTTCCAATGCCATGAAGCGTAACACGGGCTTCGTGACACAAGATGATGTTCTTTACCCTCACCTTACTGTGACAGAAACACTCGTATTCACTGCTCTCCTTCGTTTGCCTGGAACTCTTACAGTTCAGGAGAAAACCGCGCATGCTGAAGCAATTATAACTCAGCTCGGATTAACAAGGTGCAAGGATAGTATTATTGGAGGTCCACTATTGAGAGGAATTTCAGGAGGGGAGAGGAAAAGAGTTAGTATTGGACAAGAAATGCTTATTAATCCGAGTTTGTTGTTCTTGGATGAACCAACATCAGGGCTTGATTCTACTACAGCTCAAAGGATTGTGTCGACGTTAAGGGATTTGGCTAAGGGCGGTAGGACTATTGTCATGACAATACATCAGCCTTCGAGTAGGCTATTTTACATGTTCCACAAAGTGTTGCTATTATCTGAAGGAAATCCCCTATATTTTGGGAGAGGCGAGGATGCCATGGGGTACTTTTCTAGCGTTGGATATTCACCGTTAGTTGCTATGAATCCCTCGGACTTCTTATTGGATCTTTCAAATG GTATATTATCGGATGATCCTCGCATAACATCAGATGATCCTGGAGAAGATCCAGCATCAATCAAGCAAACTTTAGTGACTGCTTTCAAAAACAATCTAGCGGAGAACTTGAAGGGACAATTGCAAGAATTTGATGATCATCAGGTTGCTGATAAATTACACGAGAAGAAATTCAATCAATGGTCAAATACCTGGTGGCAGCAATTCTCAGTATTATTTAGAAGAGGGATGAAAGAACGAAAACACGAGTCCTTCTCTGGCCTCAAGGTTGGACAAGTCTTGGTGGTGTCTTTCCTGTGTGGATTGTTGTGGTGGAAATCCAGTAACTTGCAAGATCAG ATTGGGCTACTGTTCTTCTACTCTAATTTCTGGGAGTTTTATCCTATGTTCCAAGCTATTTTTACCTTCCCACAAGAGAGGATGATGCTGGAAAAAGAACGATCATCAGGAATGTACAGACTCTCGGCATATTTCATGGCTAGGACTGTAGGTGACCTTCCGATGGAGCTAGTCCTTCCAACAATTTTCGTCGTTATAACATACTTTATGGCTGGCCTGAAACTGTCCGCTGGGCACTTCTTCTCTACCTTATTCGCCCTCCTCTATAATGTATTAGTCTCTCAAGGACTTGGACTTGCTATTGGTGCAATGGTTATGGACCAAAAATCAGCCACAATACTCGGTTCAGTCATCATGTTATCCTTCACCTTAGCTGGAGGGTACTTTGTTCAGCATGTCCCGAGCTTCATTGCCTGGATCAAGTACGTTTCAATTAGCCAATACGCATACAAGCTCTTGTTAGGATCTCAGTATAGTCCAGGTGAAACATACGCGTGTGGAATAAACACGACATGTCTTGTTGAGGATTTTCCTTCGATAAAGACTATAGGGCTCGGAGGTAAGGGCATTTCAGTGCTTGCATTGGCTATTATGCTTTTGGGTTACAGATTCTTGGCTTATGTCGCTCTTATGAGGATTGGTGTGACAAAGAAATAG